The Hymenobacter oligotrophus genome has a window encoding:
- a CDS encoding TonB-dependent receptor, whose product MKKTYASVWLPAAILLATSSAATAQDEIIAIKGSVRETGTQQALPGVSVSIKGGTTGTLTDANGQFALKAKLKFPFTLVFNMLGYEAKEVEIVNAATPISIGLESKALLTNEVVVSASRVEESRLKSPVAIEKLDIRAIKETPAPSFYDALENVKGVQMTTSSLTFKVPNTRGFNIPNNFRFMQLVDGVDMQAATLGVPLGNAIGPTELDVASVEITPGAASALYGMNAINGMANLTTKSPFTYQGLSVYQKLGVNHVDGRDYSPSLLTESAVRWAQVLGARQRWAYKVNGSYMQGTDWLSDTQIDQNPQNLNSANPRFPQLAGTNNPAADLWNRYGDDRSANVSVPITLNGRTETFNVRRTGYYERDLINPTVRNLKVDGSLHYKLTDKLEASYGYRFGLMDGIFQRGNKIQLKNVTVQNHKLELRGPSFYARAYTLIENTGDSYNLNPLATNLDLNNGSNAVWGTRFRNELQTQINNGTDLAAAMQRARTVADAGRAEPGTAAFEQLKRTITGINNWDIAVNVPGAPATGGAALWQRSRTYHADAQWNVGQRVQWVDLVIGGDARVYEVIPDGNNFVDFSKPLQERTTPGGNNQFYRKYGAFGQATKLLLHDRLKLVGSLRLDYNPEFSPKLNPRVAAVYTLGEHHNVRASYQNGWRFPALFEAFSFVNNGNVRRVGGLPRVNQGLGYLENSYTLTSLDNFTAAVNSDVAAGMSRNAAALKNRDVLQVANLPTMQPEHIDAVEVGYKSVLLDNKLALDLDTYYNVYKGFLGQVEVAVPKSGPVTTDAAVLDMLTRANQDRYRVYTNARNRYRSYGSALGLTYNFVGKYTLSANANYNAIRANTEKDIFITGFNTPKWVTNVTFGNREVVRNVGFNVVWRWQDSFYWESQLANGQIPAYHTVDAQVNARIPNLKATVKLGGTNILNNRYIQYAAGPTIGALYYLSLTFDATVIR is encoded by the coding sequence ATGAAGAAAACTTACGCCTCAGTCTGGCTACCCGCGGCTATACTATTAGCTACCTCCAGCGCGGCCACGGCACAGGACGAAATCATTGCTATAAAAGGCTCGGTGCGCGAAACCGGCACGCAGCAGGCGCTGCCGGGCGTGAGTGTCAGCATCAAAGGCGGCACCACGGGCACGCTCACCGATGCCAACGGGCAGTTTGCGCTTAAGGCCAAACTGAAGTTTCCGTTTACCCTTGTGTTCAACATGCTGGGCTACGAGGCCAAGGAGGTTGAAATAGTGAATGCGGCCACGCCGATTTCAATCGGGCTTGAGTCGAAGGCCCTGCTCACGAACGAAGTGGTGGTATCGGCCTCGCGGGTGGAGGAAAGCCGGCTGAAGTCGCCGGTGGCTATTGAAAAGCTCGACATCCGGGCCATCAAGGAAACGCCGGCACCTAGCTTCTACGATGCCTTGGAGAACGTGAAGGGCGTGCAGATGACGACATCCAGCCTCACGTTCAAAGTGCCGAACACCCGCGGCTTCAACATCCCAAACAACTTCCGCTTTATGCAGCTGGTGGACGGGGTAGACATGCAGGCCGCCACCCTGGGCGTGCCCCTAGGTAACGCCATTGGCCCGACGGAACTGGACGTGGCCTCGGTGGAAATTACGCCCGGCGCAGCCTCGGCGCTGTACGGCATGAATGCTATTAACGGCATGGCCAACCTCACCACCAAGAGCCCCTTCACCTACCAGGGCCTGAGCGTGTACCAGAAGTTGGGCGTGAACCACGTGGACGGCCGCGACTACTCTCCTAGCCTGCTCACCGAATCGGCGGTGCGCTGGGCGCAGGTGCTGGGCGCCCGGCAGCGCTGGGCTTACAAGGTGAACGGCTCCTACATGCAGGGCACGGATTGGCTTTCGGACACCCAAATCGACCAGAACCCGCAGAACCTGAACTCGGCCAACCCGCGCTTTCCGCAGCTGGCCGGGACCAACAACCCCGCCGCCGACCTGTGGAACCGCTACGGCGACGACCGCAGCGCCAATGTGTCGGTGCCGATTACGCTGAACGGCCGCACCGAAACCTTTAACGTGCGCCGCACCGGCTACTACGAGCGTGACCTGATTAACCCCACGGTGCGCAACCTGAAGGTAGACGGCAGCCTGCACTACAAGCTCACCGACAAGCTGGAGGCCAGCTACGGCTACCGCTTCGGGCTGATGGACGGCATTTTTCAGCGCGGCAACAAGATTCAGCTGAAGAACGTGACCGTGCAGAACCACAAACTGGAGCTGCGCGGCCCTTCCTTCTACGCCCGGGCCTATACGCTCATCGAGAACACCGGCGACTCGTACAACCTGAATCCGCTGGCCACCAACCTCGACCTGAACAACGGCTCGAACGCTGTGTGGGGCACGCGCTTTCGCAACGAACTGCAAACCCAGATAAACAACGGCACCGACCTAGCCGCCGCTATGCAGCGCGCCCGCACCGTGGCCGATGCCGGCCGCGCCGAGCCGGGCACCGCTGCCTTCGAGCAGCTGAAGCGCACCATCACAGGCATCAACAACTGGGACATTGCCGTGAACGTGCCGGGCGCACCGGCCACCGGCGGTGCGGCCCTGTGGCAGCGCAGCCGCACCTACCACGCCGATGCGCAGTGGAACGTGGGCCAGCGGGTGCAATGGGTTGATTTGGTTATCGGTGGCGACGCCCGCGTGTATGAGGTAATCCCCGATGGCAACAACTTCGTGGACTTCTCGAAGCCCTTGCAGGAGCGCACCACGCCGGGCGGCAACAACCAGTTCTACCGCAAGTACGGCGCCTTCGGGCAGGCCACCAAACTGCTGCTGCACGATCGGCTGAAGCTAGTGGGCTCCTTGCGCCTCGACTACAACCCGGAGTTTAGCCCTAAGCTAAACCCGCGCGTGGCGGCCGTGTACACCCTAGGTGAGCACCACAACGTGCGCGCCTCGTACCAGAACGGCTGGCGCTTCCCGGCTTTGTTCGAGGCATTTTCGTTTGTGAACAACGGCAACGTGCGGCGCGTGGGCGGCCTGCCCCGCGTAAACCAGGGCCTCGGCTACCTCGAAAACTCCTACACCCTTACCTCGCTCGACAACTTTACGGCCGCCGTGAACAGCGACGTAGCCGCGGGCATGAGCCGCAACGCCGCCGCCCTGAAAAACCGCGACGTGCTGCAGGTAGCTAACCTGCCCACCATGCAGCCAGAGCACATCGATGCCGTGGAGGTGGGCTACAAAAGCGTGCTGCTCGACAACAAGCTGGCCCTCGACCTCGATACTTATTACAACGTGTACAAGGGTTTCCTAGGTCAGGTAGAGGTGGCCGTGCCGAAATCGGGCCCGGTAACGACGGATGCGGCGGTGCTGGACATGCTTACCCGCGCCAACCAAGACCGCTACCGCGTGTACACCAACGCCCGCAACCGCTACCGCAGCTACGGCTCGGCGCTGGGCCTCACGTACAACTTCGTGGGCAAGTACACGCTTTCGGCCAACGCCAACTACAACGCCATTCGGGCCAACACCGAGAAAGACATCTTCATTACGGGCTTCAACACCCCCAAGTGGGTAACCAACGTCACGTTCGGCAACCGCGAGGTGGTGCGCAACGTGGGCTTCAACGTGGTGTGGCGCTGGCAGGATTCCTTCTACTGGGAAAGCCAGCTGGCCAACGGCCAGATCCCGGCCTACCACACCGTGGATGCGCAGGTAAATGCCCGCATTCCAAACCTGAAGGCCACCGTGAAGCTCGGCGGCACCAACATTTTGAACAACCGTTACATCCAGTACGCCGCGGGCCCCACCATTGGCGCGCTGTACTACCTGTCGCTGACGTTCGACGCCACCGTAATTCGCTGA
- the hemH gene encoding ferrochelatase codes for MNPTAPASATAPTKNPASTQGRIGVLLVNLGTPDSPNTSDVRRYLNEFLTDARVIDMPAAMRYPLFKGLVVPLRAPKSAKIYRQLWDERGSPLLYHGLDLKKLVQEKLGKDYLVAFGMRYQNPSIESALEELREAAVERIIVLPLFPQYAAASTGSVQEKVMDIVSRWWVVPSISFISTFADDPGFIATFAALGKAEMDKHDYDHVVFSYHGIPERHVLKGSHKGYCKLGSCCNHYNKNNRYCYRAQCFATSRLLAEALGLRDDQYTVCFQSRLQSRLRDPWLQPYADEVLKEMPAKGYKNVLAFSPAFVADCLETTIEVGEEFKEMFEEAGGGHWQLVPSCNTHPIWVDAVVDMVKRN; via the coding sequence ATGAACCCAACCGCTCCCGCTTCTGCTACCGCCCCCACCAAAAACCCGGCCTCAACCCAAGGCCGCATTGGTGTTCTGCTCGTGAACCTGGGCACGCCCGACTCGCCCAACACCTCCGACGTACGCCGGTACCTCAACGAATTTCTGACCGATGCGCGCGTGATTGACATGCCCGCCGCGATGCGTTACCCGCTGTTTAAGGGCTTGGTGGTGCCGCTGCGCGCGCCCAAATCGGCCAAAATATATCGGCAACTTTGGGATGAGCGCGGCTCGCCGCTGCTTTACCACGGCCTCGACCTGAAAAAGCTGGTGCAGGAAAAACTTGGCAAGGATTACCTGGTGGCTTTTGGCATGCGCTACCAAAACCCCAGCATCGAGTCGGCGCTGGAGGAGCTGCGCGAGGCGGCCGTGGAGCGCATTATTGTGCTGCCGCTGTTTCCGCAGTACGCGGCAGCCAGCACGGGCTCGGTGCAGGAAAAGGTGATGGACATCGTGAGCAGGTGGTGGGTGGTGCCCAGCATCAGCTTCATCAGCACCTTCGCCGATGACCCCGGCTTTATTGCCACGTTTGCCGCGCTGGGCAAGGCCGAGATGGACAAGCACGACTACGACCACGTGGTGTTCAGTTACCACGGCATTCCGGAGCGCCACGTGCTTAAGGGCAGCCACAAAGGCTACTGCAAGCTGGGCTCGTGCTGCAACCACTACAACAAAAACAACCGCTACTGCTACCGCGCCCAGTGCTTTGCTACCTCGCGCCTGCTGGCCGAGGCCCTAGGTCTGCGCGACGACCAGTATACCGTGTGCTTCCAGAGCCGCTTGCAAAGCCGCCTGCGCGACCCGTGGCTGCAACCCTATGCCGACGAGGTGCTGAAGGAAATGCCGGCCAAGGGCTACAAGAATGTGTTAGCCTTCAGCCCCGCTTTCGTGGCCGACTGCTTGGAAACCACCATTGAGGTAGGCGAAGAGTTCAAGGAAATGTTTGAGGAAGCGGGCGGTGGCCACTGGCAACTGGTACCGAGCTGCAATACCCACCCGATTTGGGTAGATGCGGTGGTGGACATGGTAAAGCGCAACTAA
- a CDS encoding phosphoadenylyl-sulfate reductase produces the protein MSYQICFALGKQVVALLRMSTLIDAQVAQIRQQLIGADALDTLRLIATEFAGKAAFSTSFGLEDQVITHLIFAHDLPIEVFTLDTGRNFQETYATWSKTVLKYGKRIRAYYPEHGQVAALVERQGPNGFYESVDARKACCHVRKVEPLSRALVGKEAWVTGIRAEQSANRTGMQVAEYDASYQLLKVNPLLDWTWEQTWAFIREYSIPHNPLHLQGFVSIGCAPCTRAVKPGEDFRAGRWWWEDQSAKECGLHATTPPELSTVSH, from the coding sequence TTGTCTTATCAGATCTGCTTTGCCTTGGGCAAACAGGTCGTAGCCCTGCTGCGCATGTCGACGTTAATCGATGCTCAGGTGGCGCAAATTCGTCAGCAATTAATTGGTGCTGATGCGTTGGATACGCTGCGCCTAATTGCAACTGAATTTGCTGGCAAAGCCGCTTTTTCTACCTCTTTCGGATTGGAAGATCAGGTAATTACGCACCTAATTTTTGCCCACGATTTACCCATCGAAGTATTTACGCTCGACACGGGCCGGAATTTTCAGGAAACCTATGCTACCTGGAGCAAAACCGTGCTCAAATACGGCAAGCGCATCCGGGCATATTACCCCGAGCACGGGCAGGTAGCTGCCTTGGTAGAGCGCCAAGGCCCGAACGGGTTCTACGAAAGCGTAGACGCCCGCAAGGCCTGCTGCCACGTGCGCAAAGTGGAGCCGCTGAGCCGCGCGCTGGTTGGTAAAGAGGCTTGGGTTACCGGCATTCGGGCTGAGCAATCGGCCAACCGCACCGGCATGCAGGTGGCCGAATACGACGCCAGCTACCAGCTGCTGAAGGTGAACCCGCTGCTCGACTGGACTTGGGAGCAGACCTGGGCCTTCATCCGCGAGTACAGCATTCCGCACAACCCCCTGCACTTGCAAGGCTTTGTGAGCATTGGCTGCGCGCCGTGCACCCGGGCCGTGAAGCCCGGCGAAGACTTCCGGGCCGGCCGCTGGTGGTGGGAAGATCAGTCGGCGAAGGAGTGCGGCCTGCACGCCACTACGCCTCCTGAGCTGTCAACTGTCAGCCATTAG
- a CDS encoding TonB-dependent receptor, which produces MPHSANVPVLGAKGAAELRGSTGLNGTEVQGAWAATNHLALTAGGLRYASGRDTRFRSAEVGLGYYAWPGNEVMLAVYAGAGYGSGRAATSGFEGGRETDIRSRYLRPYIQPTLVWQPTERWHLGLAWQVNQVHYLRLLETTRTSAPTPFTVERNGAGLWQTQHQVMLTSSYWLSARWRLVVRVGGAQAGGQSGVAAEPWPLVANLGLTVRLGNAR; this is translated from the coding sequence ATGCCGCATTCGGCCAATGTGCCAGTGCTGGGCGCGAAGGGAGCCGCGGAACTGCGCGGCAGCACCGGCCTCAACGGCACCGAAGTGCAAGGGGCTTGGGCAGCTACCAACCACCTGGCGCTAACCGCGGGCGGGCTGCGTTATGCCTCGGGCCGCGACACCCGGTTTAGGAGTGCCGAGGTTGGCCTTGGGTACTACGCGTGGCCCGGCAACGAGGTAATGCTGGCGGTGTACGCAGGAGCCGGCTACGGCAGTGGCCGCGCAGCCACCTCGGGGTTCGAAGGCGGGCGTGAAACCGACATCCGGAGCCGATACCTGCGTCCTTACATACAGCCTACATTGGTGTGGCAGCCCACCGAGCGCTGGCACCTAGGGCTGGCCTGGCAAGTAAACCAAGTGCACTACCTGCGCCTGCTCGAAACCACCCGCACCAGCGCGCCCACGCCCTTTACGGTGGAGCGCAACGGCGCCGGGCTGTGGCAAACGCAGCACCAGGTTATGCTCACCTCGAGCTACTGGCTATCGGCGCGGTGGCGGCTGGTGGTGCGTGTGGGCGGGGCGCAGGCCGGTGGCCAGTCGGGGGTAGCTGCCGAGCCGTGGCCCCTGGTAGCCAACCTGGGGCTAACGGTGCGGCTGGGCAACGCCCGCTGA
- a CDS encoding sulfate adenylyltransferase subunit 1: protein MDLLRFITCGSVDDGKSTLIGRLLYDSDAVSLDVLAALEEQNRTSAAGTVDLALLTDGLRAEREQGITIDVAHKYFTTPRRKFIITDTPGHVQYTRNMVTGASNADLAIVLVDARQGVVEQTRRHTIVSALLGIRRFVLAVNKIDLVGYSEAVFRDIVADYAAVAAQLGIKQLANIPISALHGDNVVRASANLPWYKGPNLLEYLETVSVAPDTTHEAARFQVQYVIRPQSAELPDYRGYAGRIQSGVYRRGQQVVVLPAGIETTLEAIEINQQAVEVAVAPQGVVLRLADDVDVSRGDTIVPADQAPEPTRELEATLCWMEERPLRAGRKLLVQHHAAKTKAVVQSILGKTNIQSFAQEDADEAKLNDIVRVRLKTATPLVADAYGQNRTTGAFILLDEQTGATLAAGLIETTELAYA from the coding sequence ATGGACCTTCTCCGTTTTATCACTTGCGGCAGCGTCGACGACGGCAAAAGCACCCTGATTGGTCGCTTACTTTACGACAGCGACGCCGTGTCGCTCGACGTGCTGGCTGCGCTGGAAGAGCAAAACCGCACTTCCGCCGCCGGTACCGTCGACCTGGCGCTGCTTACCGATGGCTTGCGCGCCGAGCGCGAACAAGGCATTACCATCGACGTGGCACACAAGTACTTTACTACGCCGCGCCGTAAGTTCATCATCACCGATACGCCCGGCCACGTGCAGTACACCCGCAACATGGTGACGGGCGCTTCGAACGCCGATTTGGCCATTGTGCTGGTAGATGCCCGCCAGGGCGTGGTGGAGCAAACGCGCCGCCACACCATCGTATCAGCCCTGCTCGGCATCCGGCGGTTTGTGCTGGCCGTGAACAAGATTGACCTGGTAGGCTACTCCGAGGCCGTGTTCCGCGACATCGTGGCCGACTACGCGGCCGTGGCGGCGCAGTTGGGCATCAAGCAGCTAGCCAACATCCCCATCAGCGCCCTGCACGGCGACAACGTGGTGCGTGCCTCGGCCAACCTGCCCTGGTACAAAGGCCCAAACCTGCTGGAGTATCTCGAAACGGTATCGGTAGCGCCCGACACCACGCATGAGGCCGCTCGCTTTCAGGTGCAGTACGTCATTCGGCCGCAGAGCGCGGAACTGCCTGACTACCGCGGCTATGCAGGTCGCATTCAAAGCGGGGTGTATCGCCGCGGCCAGCAAGTGGTGGTATTGCCCGCCGGCATCGAGACTACGCTCGAGGCCATTGAAATCAACCAGCAAGCGGTAGAAGTAGCCGTGGCTCCGCAGGGCGTGGTGCTGCGCCTCGCCGACGATGTGGACGTAAGCCGCGGCGACACCATAGTGCCCGCCGACCAAGCTCCCGAGCCGACCCGCGAGCTGGAAGCCACGCTGTGCTGGATGGAAGAACGCCCGCTGCGCGCCGGCCGCAAGCTGCTGGTGCAGCACCACGCCGCCAAAACCAAAGCCGTGGTGCAGTCAATCCTGGGCAAAACCAACATCCAAAGCTTCGCCCAAGAAGATGCCGACGAAGCCAAGTTGAATGACATCGTGCGCGTGCGGCTGAAAACGGCCACGCCGCTCGTCGCCGACGCTTACGGCCAAAACCGCACCACCGGCGCCTTCATTCTGCTCGATGAGCAAACCGGCGCTACCCTAGCCGCGGGCCTCATCGAAACCACCGAACTGGCTTACGCTTAA
- the cysD gene encoding sulfate adenylyltransferase subunit CysD: protein MPTLPRLDYLDRLEAEAIHILREVAGQFQRPALLFSGGKDSIALVRLAEKAFRPGKFPFPLVHIDTGHNFPEVLAFRDALAERLGEQLIVRRVEDTIQQRGLREPGGKFPSRNALQTYTLLDTIEEFGFDACIGGARRDEEKARAKERIFSVRDEFGQWDPRRQRPELWNIYNGQIQPGENVRVFPISNWTELDVWNYIQRENIQLPSIYFAHERRCVVLPSGQLLAVTEHLSLDASDELTTRQVRFRTVGDATCTAAVESDASTLEAIIEDILQAKVSERGATRLDDRISETGMEDRKRNGYF from the coding sequence ATGCCAACGCTCCCTCGTTTAGACTACCTCGATCGGCTCGAAGCCGAAGCCATCCATATCCTGCGCGAAGTGGCCGGGCAGTTTCAGCGCCCCGCGCTGCTGTTCTCGGGCGGCAAAGACTCCATCGCGCTGGTGCGCCTCGCTGAGAAGGCTTTCCGGCCTGGCAAGTTTCCGTTCCCGCTGGTGCACATTGATACCGGCCACAACTTCCCAGAAGTACTTGCATTTCGCGACGCGCTGGCCGAGCGCCTAGGTGAGCAGCTGATTGTGCGCCGCGTGGAGGACACCATTCAGCAGCGCGGCCTGCGCGAGCCGGGCGGCAAGTTTCCGAGTCGCAATGCCCTGCAGACGTACACGCTGCTGGATACTATCGAGGAGTTTGGCTTTGATGCCTGCATCGGCGGCGCCCGCCGCGACGAGGAAAAGGCCCGCGCCAAGGAGCGCATCTTCTCGGTGCGCGACGAATTTGGGCAGTGGGACCCGCGCCGCCAGCGCCCTGAGCTCTGGAACATCTACAACGGCCAGATTCAGCCCGGCGAAAACGTGCGCGTGTTCCCCATTTCGAACTGGACGGAGCTGGACGTGTGGAACTACATCCAGCGCGAGAACATCCAGCTGCCCAGCATCTACTTCGCCCACGAGCGCCGCTGCGTGGTGCTGCCCTCGGGCCAACTGCTGGCCGTTACCGAGCACCTCTCGCTCGATGCTTCCGATGAGCTGACTACCCGCCAAGTACGCTTCCGCACCGTGGGCGACGCCACCTGCACCGCCGCCGTGGAAAGCGACGCCAGCACCCTCGAGGCCATCATCGAAGACATTCTGCAGGCAAAAGTGAGCGAACGAGGAGCGACCCGCCTCGACGACCGGATTTCGGAAACTGGCATGGAAGACCGCAAGCGCAACGGCTATTTCTAA
- a CDS encoding assimilatory sulfite reductase (NADPH) flavoprotein subunit, with the protein MPTPSTDQRLPIGFDDTTLQQLAGNLSEQQLLWLSGYFYGRYAATNGGSQLAPAPAAATSEAAPAAGSRITVLYGSQTGNSKKVALQTVEAAKQRGLSATARDMNDYQPREIKGEQVLLVVVSTQGEGEPPVAAEELHQFLVSARAPKLPELRYAVLALGDRSYLQFCQTGKEFDERLAALGAQRIVPRVDCDVEYQAEAAQWIASVLSALGGATAPAAASVNNEAPASTAVEYSRQNPLAASVLEKIQLNGRGSEKETYHLELSLADSGLQYEPGDALSVVPTNSAALVEEVLRATQLEADAPVQLKGETLPLATALTERLELATLSRDVLERYALHQPQPALHELTTATDRLQTYLYGRDAADLLVDYPVELSAQQLVDTLRPLPARAYSISSSLLAHPDEVHLTVGAVRYEAHGRQKQGACSCYLADRIGIGDDVRVFVERNEYFKLPQNPSTDIIMVGAGTGVAPFRAFVEERAELEADGRNWLVFGNPHFTTDFLYQTEWQQHLKRGTLSKLNVAFSRDQKEKIYVHNRLLEYARDVYDWLENGAHFYVCGDKQRLAATVHKALVSVVQMEGGATLEEAEAYVRNLKKQRRYLEDVY; encoded by the coding sequence ATGCCCACGCCCAGCACCGATCAGCGTTTGCCCATTGGCTTCGATGATACCACGCTTCAGCAACTAGCTGGCAACCTCTCGGAGCAGCAGCTGCTGTGGTTGAGCGGCTACTTCTACGGCCGCTACGCCGCGACCAACGGCGGTTCGCAGCTGGCTCCGGCACCGGCGGCCGCTACCTCAGAGGCTGCGCCCGCGGCCGGTTCGCGCATCACGGTGCTCTACGGCTCGCAAACCGGCAACAGCAAAAAGGTAGCCCTGCAAACGGTGGAAGCCGCCAAGCAGCGCGGCCTCAGCGCCACCGCCCGCGACATGAACGACTACCAGCCGCGCGAGATAAAAGGCGAGCAGGTGCTGCTGGTCGTGGTGAGTACCCAGGGCGAAGGCGAACCGCCGGTAGCCGCCGAGGAGTTGCACCAGTTTCTGGTCAGCGCCCGGGCCCCTAAGCTGCCCGAGCTGCGCTACGCCGTGTTGGCCCTAGGCGACCGGAGCTACCTGCAGTTTTGCCAGACTGGCAAGGAGTTCGACGAGCGGCTGGCGGCCCTAGGTGCCCAGCGCATCGTACCGCGGGTAGACTGCGACGTGGAGTACCAAGCCGAGGCCGCGCAGTGGATTGCCAGCGTGCTGTCGGCCCTAGGTGGCGCCACGGCTCCGGCCGCTGCCAGCGTGAATAACGAAGCGCCGGCTAGTACTGCAGTAGAATATTCGCGGCAGAACCCGTTAGCGGCTTCGGTGCTGGAGAAAATTCAGCTGAACGGCCGTGGCTCCGAGAAGGAGACGTACCACCTGGAGCTGTCGTTGGCCGACTCGGGCCTGCAGTACGAGCCCGGCGATGCGCTATCGGTGGTGCCCACCAACTCGGCGGCCTTGGTGGAAGAAGTGCTGCGCGCTACCCAGCTGGAGGCCGATGCCCCCGTACAGCTAAAGGGCGAAACGCTGCCGCTGGCCACGGCGCTTACCGAGCGGCTGGAGCTAGCTACCCTCTCGCGCGACGTGCTGGAGCGCTACGCCCTGCATCAGCCCCAACCGGCGCTGCACGAGCTGACTACCGCCACCGACCGCCTGCAAACTTACCTCTACGGCCGCGACGCCGCCGATTTGCTGGTCGACTACCCGGTGGAGCTATCGGCCCAGCAGCTGGTGGATACGCTGCGCCCGCTGCCGGCCCGCGCTTACTCTATTTCCTCCAGCCTGCTGGCCCATCCCGACGAGGTGCACCTTACGGTAGGCGCCGTGCGCTACGAGGCCCACGGCCGCCAAAAGCAGGGCGCCTGCTCCTGCTACCTGGCCGACCGCATCGGCATTGGCGACGACGTGCGGGTGTTTGTGGAGCGCAACGAGTACTTCAAGCTGCCCCAAAACCCCAGCACCGATATCATCATGGTGGGTGCGGGCACGGGCGTTGCGCCCTTCCGGGCATTCGTGGAGGAGCGCGCCGAGTTGGAGGCCGATGGCCGCAACTGGCTGGTGTTCGGCAACCCGCATTTCACTACCGATTTTCTGTACCAAACCGAGTGGCAACAGCACCTCAAACGCGGTACCCTGTCCAAGCTCAACGTCGCGTTTTCGCGCGACCAAAAAGAAAAGATCTACGTGCACAACCGACTCCTGGAATACGCCCGCGACGTCTACGACTGGCTTGAAAACGGCGCCCACTTCTACGTGTGCGGCGATAAGCAGCGCTTGGCCGCTACCGTGCACAAAGCGCTGGTGAGCGTGGTGCAGATGGAGGGCGGTGCTACCCTCGAAGAAGCCGAGGCCTACGTGCGCAACCTCAAAAAGCAGCGCCGCTACCTCGAGGACGTGTACTAA
- the cobA gene encoding uroporphyrinogen-III C-methyltransferase, giving the protein MPAFVVPRLTVVGAGPGDPELITLKGARILAEADVVLYDALSNAELLSHARPDAKKVYVGKRKGLRGYLQQEINDLIVLYARVHGHVARLKGGDPFVFGRGREEMLYAQRHGLQTDYVPGISSAVAAAGSVGIPVTHRGLSESFRVITATTTRGELSDEIYEAARAPRTTAVILMGLGQVQAIADVFCRFGGAHRPAAVIQDGTLPTARMISTTVAELPTRVAAAGIGAPAVIVIGDVVNLASAPQAADIVPELAPLYAAVA; this is encoded by the coding sequence ATGCCTGCTTTTGTTGTTCCACGCCTAACCGTTGTAGGTGCCGGCCCTGGCGACCCAGAGCTGATTACGCTCAAAGGTGCCCGGATTTTGGCTGAGGCCGATGTCGTGCTCTACGACGCCCTCAGCAATGCCGAGCTGCTCTCCCACGCCCGCCCCGATGCCAAGAAAGTGTACGTGGGCAAGCGCAAAGGCCTGCGCGGCTACCTGCAGCAGGAGATAAACGACCTGATTGTGCTTTACGCCCGGGTGCACGGCCACGTGGCGCGGCTGAAGGGCGGCGACCCATTTGTGTTTGGTCGCGGCCGGGAGGAAATGCTGTATGCCCAACGTCACGGGCTGCAAACCGACTACGTACCGGGCATCAGCAGCGCGGTGGCAGCGGCAGGCAGCGTGGGCATTCCAGTAACGCACCGCGGCCTTAGCGAATCGTTTCGGGTGATTACGGCTACCACGACTCGGGGCGAGCTGTCGGATGAAATCTACGAAGCGGCGCGGGCGCCGCGCACCACGGCCGTCATCCTGATGGGTCTGGGTCAGGTGCAGGCCATTGCCGATGTGTTCTGCCGCTTCGGCGGGGCGCACCGCCCGGCCGCGGTCATTCAGGATGGCACGCTGCCCACGGCTCGCATGATTAGCACCACGGTGGCGGAGCTGCCAACCCGCGTGGCGGCGGCAGGTATTGGCGCTCCGGCTGTCATCGTCATTGGCGACGTGGTGAACCTGGCTTCGGCGCCGCAAGCCGCCGACATAGTACCCGAACTAGCCCCGCTGTACGCGGCGGTGGCCTAG